The following are from one region of the Nymphalis io chromosome 21, ilAglIoxx1.1, whole genome shotgun sequence genome:
- the LOC126776753 gene encoding uncharacterized protein LOC126776753 isoform X1, which translates to MNQFDQNINKDMIDSDLIDVESLDFSDDQTWLYINPEDSGRKVDIVEYNLSCDWPIIEDDEYLKSEKELYAILDNLLKNDVAMPDKHKFDSRTYVKPKKRMQRPSIQSIVEVASNPHSMSPHQSLNQSFNQSANKYLTYNKYSNPLGPINPMIRLKTFNVDTNSDNSHVVKEFAMKRRSVAQDDDPQLEDLDVTLASDVSERLSSEHVPFKAINIDLSQPAHNIHNTFNKGMLNVMHESGSLNMYQSGESLMRMSPPSLVSSLVMENSGNFNAESLDSRKSISHRDSGLPTSVGRDSIDPMMTSMTLSILDEKDMSTSFLSQTTYPDNDSLMDSLPPSLVSSVNSSYVVSNTSKPKPENVEPNIFSSATFTHLEQSERLLSARPRCQLYNSFTKRDSIKNSESYTKAREEACQIDTVKVLNENCDNTLGVPQSMRNIPKSKPNGEMSETITLHYSNNKFKRDSDAEKENVNAKFKCDDTFYKDMGLQKPIDSGKSSLNVTLDKQELNEIIQARQKLSLARRALPSEPEKPNQADVSPIKTIQLPNQTITVPQKSMENASELLSRRRAMNYDKQDEERPTRETPKRNATFKKVSPKTSAMDATVVYVNSDDNNMIDINSATLNLIDSSDRTLQQEEWGFQERAMVGSSESTGTDTCTFSSSSPPESVPETSTDPRIQVASTPLMSLKKGAKNELLNLHTTISPIYDMLEDKSYTVAKAPSAASDMERTYNMNSTVINTATMVKKTAAKRDILAPKMSPEKKMSMPIPVQRSPPSRISPTEGGPYGAMAPPSAVPRKTSLPTSKLRQYSSHKELNRIPGPAPPARVLAGRSMLRRGVYASNPALSPTAPAPPAPALAQRKETDSERPTLPNPPALVRQGTETLRRERPQSQLVAPKDLRLSAVAARGVPVSLRNHYAPPPTTRPYSIAGSSTLRISRPTSVPLQRPAPVITPQTEQPRPATSSEPRMSGLPRPSRLPAPRRALRPPSVYSVAPAGEMDHY; encoded by the exons ATGAATCAGTTtgatcaaaatataaacaaagatatGATTGATTCTGATCTTATTGACGTGGAATCTCTGGATTTTTCAGATGATCAAACATg GTTATATATAAACCCAGAAGACTCTGGTCGTAAAGTGGATATTGTAGAATACAACTTGTCATGCGATTGGCCTATTATTGAGGATGACGAATATCTCAAATCTGAAAAAGAACTTTATGCAATACTTGATAATCTTCTAAAAA ATGACGTGGCCATGCCGGATAAGCACAAATTTGACTCTAGGACCTACGTCAAACCAAAGAAAAGGATGCAAAGACCAAGCATCCAGAGTATAGTTGAAGTAGCTTCGAACCCGCATTCGATGTCACCCCACCAATCGCTGAACCAGTCGTTCAACCAGTCCGCGAACAAGTATCTGACATACAATAAGTATAGCAATCCGTTGGGTCCAATAAATCCCATGATAAGACTGAAAACCTTTAATGTTGATACGAATTCGGATAACAGTCACGTGGTCAAGGAGTTCGCTATGAAGAGGAGGAGTGTGGCGCAAGATGATGATCCTcag TTAGAAGATTTAGATGTGACGCTAGCATCGGATGTCTCGGAGAGGCTTTCATCTGAACACGTGCCTTTCAAGGCCATCAACATTGATCTTTCGCAGCCGGCTCACAATATTCATAACACGTTCAACAA AGGAATGTTGAATGTAATGCACGAAAGCGGTAGTCTGAATATGTATCAGAGTGGTGAGTCACTCATGCGCATGTCTCCGCCAAGCTTAGTATCGTCCCTAGTGATGGAAAATTCTGGAAATTTCAACGCTGAGTCGCTGGATAGCAGGAAATCGATCTCTCACAGGGATTCAg GCCTCCCAACCTCAGTCGGTCGAGATAGTATCGATCCAATGATGACCAGTATGACACTAAGTATTTTGGATGAAAAGGATATGAGCACGAGCTTCCTCTCACAGACCACATATCCAGACAACGATAGCCTAATGGACTCTCTACCCCCGAGCCTCGTTAGTTCTGTCAACTCTTCCTACGTCGTTTCCAACACATCAAAACCAAAACCAGAAAACGTTGAGCCCAATATATTTAGTTCGGCAACCTTCACACATCTAGAACAATCGGAAAGACTCCTATCGGCGAGACCAAGGTGTCAGCTGTACAATAGTTTCACCAAACGAGACTCAATCAAAAACTCGGAGAGTTACACCAAAGCGCGCGAAGAGGCATGTCAAATAGATACAGTTAAGGTTCTAAACGAGAATTGTGATAATACATTAGGCGTTCCACAGTCAATGAGAAACATACCCAAATCAAAGCCGAATGGAGAAATGAGCGAGACAATCACTCTGCACTACTCTAACAATAAATTCAAAAGAGACAGCGACGCGGAGAAAGAGAATGTAAACGCAAAATTCAAATGCGACGATACGTTCTATAAAGATATGGGTTTGCAAAAACCGATCGATTCGGGCAAAAGCAGTCTCAACGTGACATTGGATAAACAAgagctaaatgaaataatacaggCCAGGCAGAAGCTCTCATTGGCTCGCAGGGCTCTACCCAGTGAGCCCGAGAAACCGAATCAAGCGGACGTATCTCCGATAAAGACAATACAACTTCCGAATCAGACAATAACAGTTCCTCAGAAGAGCATGGAAAACGCATCAGAGCTGCTCTCGAGACGAAGAGCGATGAACTATGATAAACAGGACGAAGAGAGACCCACGAGGGAAACGCCGAAGAGGAATGCGACTTTCAAGAAAGTGTCACCGAAAACGAGTGCGATGGACGCGACCGTTGTGTACGTGAATTCGGACGATAACAATATGATCGATATAAATTCCGCGACATTGAACCTCATCGATTCCAGCGATAGAACATTGCAGCAAGAA gaaTGGGGTTTTCAAGAACGCGCGATGGTCGGGTCGAGTGAAAGCACGGGGACGGATACGTGCACGTTCAGTTCGAGTAGTCCGCCAGAAAGCGTGCCCGAGACTTCTACTGATCCAC GTATCCAAGTTGCGTCAACGCCACTAATGTCCTTAAAGAAGGGAGCTAAAAACGAACTCCTAAACCTTCACACAACAATATCGCCGATATATGATATGTTGGAAGATAAATCATATACAGTAGCGAAAGCTCCGAGCGCAGCCTCCGACATGGAAAGAACGTACAACATGAACAGTACAGTGATAAATACTGCGACGATGGTCAAGAAGACAGCAGCCAAGAGGGATATACTAGCTCCTAAGATGAGTCCTGAGAAGAAAATGTCTATGCCGATTCCGGTGCAACGATCGCCGCCTAGTCGAATTTCTCCCACTGAAGGTG GTCCATACGGTGCGATGGCGCCTCCTTCGGCGGTTCCTAGGAAAACAAGTTTACCGACATCGAAACTGAGGCAGTATAGTTCACACAAGGAACTTAATAGGATACCTG gtcccgcgccgcccgcgcgcgtGCTGGCGGGCCGCTCCATGCTGCGGCGTGGCGTGTACGCCTCTAATCCTGCGCTGTCGCCcaccgcgcccgcgccgcccgcacCGGCCCTCGCGCAGCGG AAAGAAACCGACTCAGAGAGACCGACTCTACCGAATCCTCCCGCTCTCGTTCGACAAGGAACGGAGACGTTACGCAGAGAGAGACCGCAGAGCCAATTGGTTGCGCCCAAAGAC CTGCGGCTAAGCGCGGTCGCGGCGAGAGGGGTGCCCGTGTCCTTGCGCAACCATTACGCGCCA CCGCCTACAACGCGCCCATATTCAATAGCGGGATCGTCCACACTGCGAATTTCTAGACCGACGTCGGTGCCACTGCAGAGACCTGCACCAG TAATTACTCCACAAACGGAGCAACCCAGACCTGCGACAAGCAGCGAACCGCGAATGTCTGGACTGCCCAGACCGTCTCGGCTACCCGCACCACGACGAGCCttaag ACCACCATCAGTATACTCTGTGGCACCAGCGGGAGAAATGGACCATTACTGA
- the LOC126776753 gene encoding uncharacterized protein LOC126776753 isoform X2, protein MNQFDQNINKDMIDSDLIDVESLDFSDDQTWLYINPEDSGRKVDIVEYNLSCDWPIIEDDEYLKSEKELYAILDNLLKNDVAMPDKHKFDSRTYVKPKKRMQRPSIQSIVEVASNPHSMSPHQSLNQSFNQSANKYLTYNKYSNPLGPINPMIRLKTFNVDTNSDNSHVVKEFAMKRRSVAQDDDPQLEDLDVTLASDVSERLSSEHVPFKAINIDLSQPAHNIHNTFNKGMLNVMHESGSLNMYQSGESLMRMSPPSLVSSLVMENSGNFNAESLDSRKSISHRDSGLPTSVGRDSIDPMMTSMTLSILDEKDMSTSFLSQTTYPDNDSLMDSLPPSLVSSVNSSYVVSNTSKPKPENVEPNIFSSATFTHLEQSERLLSARPRCQLYNSFTKRDSIKNSESYTKAREEACQIDTVKVLNENCDNTLGVPQSMRNIPKSKPNGEMSETITLHYSNNKFKRDSDAEKENVNAKFKCDDTFYKDMGLQKPIDSGKSSLNVTLDKQELNEIIQARQKLSLARRALPSEPEKPNQADVSPIKTIQLPNQTITVPQKSMENASELLSRRRAMNYDKQDEERPTRETPKRNATFKKVSPKTSAMDATVVYVNSDDNNMIDINSATLNLIDSSDRTLQQEEWGFQERAMVGSSESTGTDTCTFSSSSPPESVPETSTDPRIQVASTPLMSLKKGAKNELLNLHTTISPIYDMLEDKSYTVAKAPSAASDMERTYNMNSTVINTATMVKKTAAKRDILAPKMSPEKKMSMPIPVQRSPPSRISPTEGPYGAMAPPSAVPRKTSLPTSKLRQYSSHKELNRIPGPAPPARVLAGRSMLRRGVYASNPALSPTAPAPPAPALAQRKETDSERPTLPNPPALVRQGTETLRRERPQSQLVAPKDLRLSAVAARGVPVSLRNHYAPPPTTRPYSIAGSSTLRISRPTSVPLQRPAPVITPQTEQPRPATSSEPRMSGLPRPSRLPAPRRALRPPSVYSVAPAGEMDHY, encoded by the exons ATGAATCAGTTtgatcaaaatataaacaaagatatGATTGATTCTGATCTTATTGACGTGGAATCTCTGGATTTTTCAGATGATCAAACATg GTTATATATAAACCCAGAAGACTCTGGTCGTAAAGTGGATATTGTAGAATACAACTTGTCATGCGATTGGCCTATTATTGAGGATGACGAATATCTCAAATCTGAAAAAGAACTTTATGCAATACTTGATAATCTTCTAAAAA ATGACGTGGCCATGCCGGATAAGCACAAATTTGACTCTAGGACCTACGTCAAACCAAAGAAAAGGATGCAAAGACCAAGCATCCAGAGTATAGTTGAAGTAGCTTCGAACCCGCATTCGATGTCACCCCACCAATCGCTGAACCAGTCGTTCAACCAGTCCGCGAACAAGTATCTGACATACAATAAGTATAGCAATCCGTTGGGTCCAATAAATCCCATGATAAGACTGAAAACCTTTAATGTTGATACGAATTCGGATAACAGTCACGTGGTCAAGGAGTTCGCTATGAAGAGGAGGAGTGTGGCGCAAGATGATGATCCTcag TTAGAAGATTTAGATGTGACGCTAGCATCGGATGTCTCGGAGAGGCTTTCATCTGAACACGTGCCTTTCAAGGCCATCAACATTGATCTTTCGCAGCCGGCTCACAATATTCATAACACGTTCAACAA AGGAATGTTGAATGTAATGCACGAAAGCGGTAGTCTGAATATGTATCAGAGTGGTGAGTCACTCATGCGCATGTCTCCGCCAAGCTTAGTATCGTCCCTAGTGATGGAAAATTCTGGAAATTTCAACGCTGAGTCGCTGGATAGCAGGAAATCGATCTCTCACAGGGATTCAg GCCTCCCAACCTCAGTCGGTCGAGATAGTATCGATCCAATGATGACCAGTATGACACTAAGTATTTTGGATGAAAAGGATATGAGCACGAGCTTCCTCTCACAGACCACATATCCAGACAACGATAGCCTAATGGACTCTCTACCCCCGAGCCTCGTTAGTTCTGTCAACTCTTCCTACGTCGTTTCCAACACATCAAAACCAAAACCAGAAAACGTTGAGCCCAATATATTTAGTTCGGCAACCTTCACACATCTAGAACAATCGGAAAGACTCCTATCGGCGAGACCAAGGTGTCAGCTGTACAATAGTTTCACCAAACGAGACTCAATCAAAAACTCGGAGAGTTACACCAAAGCGCGCGAAGAGGCATGTCAAATAGATACAGTTAAGGTTCTAAACGAGAATTGTGATAATACATTAGGCGTTCCACAGTCAATGAGAAACATACCCAAATCAAAGCCGAATGGAGAAATGAGCGAGACAATCACTCTGCACTACTCTAACAATAAATTCAAAAGAGACAGCGACGCGGAGAAAGAGAATGTAAACGCAAAATTCAAATGCGACGATACGTTCTATAAAGATATGGGTTTGCAAAAACCGATCGATTCGGGCAAAAGCAGTCTCAACGTGACATTGGATAAACAAgagctaaatgaaataatacaggCCAGGCAGAAGCTCTCATTGGCTCGCAGGGCTCTACCCAGTGAGCCCGAGAAACCGAATCAAGCGGACGTATCTCCGATAAAGACAATACAACTTCCGAATCAGACAATAACAGTTCCTCAGAAGAGCATGGAAAACGCATCAGAGCTGCTCTCGAGACGAAGAGCGATGAACTATGATAAACAGGACGAAGAGAGACCCACGAGGGAAACGCCGAAGAGGAATGCGACTTTCAAGAAAGTGTCACCGAAAACGAGTGCGATGGACGCGACCGTTGTGTACGTGAATTCGGACGATAACAATATGATCGATATAAATTCCGCGACATTGAACCTCATCGATTCCAGCGATAGAACATTGCAGCAAGAA gaaTGGGGTTTTCAAGAACGCGCGATGGTCGGGTCGAGTGAAAGCACGGGGACGGATACGTGCACGTTCAGTTCGAGTAGTCCGCCAGAAAGCGTGCCCGAGACTTCTACTGATCCAC GTATCCAAGTTGCGTCAACGCCACTAATGTCCTTAAAGAAGGGAGCTAAAAACGAACTCCTAAACCTTCACACAACAATATCGCCGATATATGATATGTTGGAAGATAAATCATATACAGTAGCGAAAGCTCCGAGCGCAGCCTCCGACATGGAAAGAACGTACAACATGAACAGTACAGTGATAAATACTGCGACGATGGTCAAGAAGACAGCAGCCAAGAGGGATATACTAGCTCCTAAGATGAGTCCTGAGAAGAAAATGTCTATGCCGATTCCGGTGCAACGATCGCCGCCTAGTCGAATTTCTCCCACTGAAG GTCCATACGGTGCGATGGCGCCTCCTTCGGCGGTTCCTAGGAAAACAAGTTTACCGACATCGAAACTGAGGCAGTATAGTTCACACAAGGAACTTAATAGGATACCTG gtcccgcgccgcccgcgcgcgtGCTGGCGGGCCGCTCCATGCTGCGGCGTGGCGTGTACGCCTCTAATCCTGCGCTGTCGCCcaccgcgcccgcgccgcccgcacCGGCCCTCGCGCAGCGG AAAGAAACCGACTCAGAGAGACCGACTCTACCGAATCCTCCCGCTCTCGTTCGACAAGGAACGGAGACGTTACGCAGAGAGAGACCGCAGAGCCAATTGGTTGCGCCCAAAGAC CTGCGGCTAAGCGCGGTCGCGGCGAGAGGGGTGCCCGTGTCCTTGCGCAACCATTACGCGCCA CCGCCTACAACGCGCCCATATTCAATAGCGGGATCGTCCACACTGCGAATTTCTAGACCGACGTCGGTGCCACTGCAGAGACCTGCACCAG TAATTACTCCACAAACGGAGCAACCCAGACCTGCGACAAGCAGCGAACCGCGAATGTCTGGACTGCCCAGACCGTCTCGGCTACCCGCACCACGACGAGCCttaag ACCACCATCAGTATACTCTGTGGCACCAGCGGGAGAAATGGACCATTACTGA
- the LOC126776753 gene encoding uncharacterized protein LOC126776753 isoform X3, which yields MNQFDQNINKDMIDSDLIDVESLDFSDDQTWLYINPEDSGRKVDIVEYNLSCDWPIIEDDEYLKSEKELYAILDNLLKNDVAMPDKHKFDSRTYVKPKKRMQRPSIQSIVEVASNPHSMSPHQSLNQSFNQSANKYLTYNKYSNPLGPINPMIRLKTFNVDTNSDNSHVVKEFAMKRRSVAQDDDPQLEDLDVTLASDVSERLSSEHVPFKAINIDLSQPAHNIHNTFNKGMLNVMHESGSLNMYQSGESLMRMSPPSLVSSLVMENSGNFNAESLDSRKSISHRDSGLPTSVGRDSIDPMMTSMTLSILDEKDMSTSFLSQTTYPDNDSLMDSLPPSLVSSVNSSYVVSNTSKPKPENVEPNIFSSATFTHLEQSERLLSARPRCQLYNSFTKRDSIKNSESYTKAREEACQIDTVKVLNENCDNTLGVPQSMRNIPKSKPNGEMSETITLHYSNNKFKRDSDAEKENVNAKFKCDDTFYKDMGLQKPIDSGKSSLNVTLDKQELNEIIQARQKLSLARRALPSEPEKPNQADVSPIKTIQLPNQTITVPQKSMENASELLSRRRAMNYDKQDEERPTRETPKRNATFKKVSPKTSAMDATVVYVNSDDNNMIDINSATLNLIDSSDRTLQQEEWGFQERAMVGSSESTGTDTCTFSSSSPPESVPETSTDPRIQVASTPLMSLKKGAKNELLNLHTTISPIYDMLEDKSYTVAKAPSAASDMERTYNMNSTVINTATMVKKTAAKRDILAPKMSPEKKMSMPIPVQRSPPSRISPTEGGPYGAMAPPSAVPRKTSLPTSKLRQYSSHKELNRIPGPAPPARVLAGRSMLRRGVYASNPALSPTAPAPPAPALAQRKETDSERPTLPNPPALVRQGTETLRRERPQSQLVAPKDPPTTRPYSIAGSSTLRISRPTSVPLQRPAPVITPQTEQPRPATSSEPRMSGLPRPSRLPAPRRALRPPSVYSVAPAGEMDHY from the exons ATGAATCAGTTtgatcaaaatataaacaaagatatGATTGATTCTGATCTTATTGACGTGGAATCTCTGGATTTTTCAGATGATCAAACATg GTTATATATAAACCCAGAAGACTCTGGTCGTAAAGTGGATATTGTAGAATACAACTTGTCATGCGATTGGCCTATTATTGAGGATGACGAATATCTCAAATCTGAAAAAGAACTTTATGCAATACTTGATAATCTTCTAAAAA ATGACGTGGCCATGCCGGATAAGCACAAATTTGACTCTAGGACCTACGTCAAACCAAAGAAAAGGATGCAAAGACCAAGCATCCAGAGTATAGTTGAAGTAGCTTCGAACCCGCATTCGATGTCACCCCACCAATCGCTGAACCAGTCGTTCAACCAGTCCGCGAACAAGTATCTGACATACAATAAGTATAGCAATCCGTTGGGTCCAATAAATCCCATGATAAGACTGAAAACCTTTAATGTTGATACGAATTCGGATAACAGTCACGTGGTCAAGGAGTTCGCTATGAAGAGGAGGAGTGTGGCGCAAGATGATGATCCTcag TTAGAAGATTTAGATGTGACGCTAGCATCGGATGTCTCGGAGAGGCTTTCATCTGAACACGTGCCTTTCAAGGCCATCAACATTGATCTTTCGCAGCCGGCTCACAATATTCATAACACGTTCAACAA AGGAATGTTGAATGTAATGCACGAAAGCGGTAGTCTGAATATGTATCAGAGTGGTGAGTCACTCATGCGCATGTCTCCGCCAAGCTTAGTATCGTCCCTAGTGATGGAAAATTCTGGAAATTTCAACGCTGAGTCGCTGGATAGCAGGAAATCGATCTCTCACAGGGATTCAg GCCTCCCAACCTCAGTCGGTCGAGATAGTATCGATCCAATGATGACCAGTATGACACTAAGTATTTTGGATGAAAAGGATATGAGCACGAGCTTCCTCTCACAGACCACATATCCAGACAACGATAGCCTAATGGACTCTCTACCCCCGAGCCTCGTTAGTTCTGTCAACTCTTCCTACGTCGTTTCCAACACATCAAAACCAAAACCAGAAAACGTTGAGCCCAATATATTTAGTTCGGCAACCTTCACACATCTAGAACAATCGGAAAGACTCCTATCGGCGAGACCAAGGTGTCAGCTGTACAATAGTTTCACCAAACGAGACTCAATCAAAAACTCGGAGAGTTACACCAAAGCGCGCGAAGAGGCATGTCAAATAGATACAGTTAAGGTTCTAAACGAGAATTGTGATAATACATTAGGCGTTCCACAGTCAATGAGAAACATACCCAAATCAAAGCCGAATGGAGAAATGAGCGAGACAATCACTCTGCACTACTCTAACAATAAATTCAAAAGAGACAGCGACGCGGAGAAAGAGAATGTAAACGCAAAATTCAAATGCGACGATACGTTCTATAAAGATATGGGTTTGCAAAAACCGATCGATTCGGGCAAAAGCAGTCTCAACGTGACATTGGATAAACAAgagctaaatgaaataatacaggCCAGGCAGAAGCTCTCATTGGCTCGCAGGGCTCTACCCAGTGAGCCCGAGAAACCGAATCAAGCGGACGTATCTCCGATAAAGACAATACAACTTCCGAATCAGACAATAACAGTTCCTCAGAAGAGCATGGAAAACGCATCAGAGCTGCTCTCGAGACGAAGAGCGATGAACTATGATAAACAGGACGAAGAGAGACCCACGAGGGAAACGCCGAAGAGGAATGCGACTTTCAAGAAAGTGTCACCGAAAACGAGTGCGATGGACGCGACCGTTGTGTACGTGAATTCGGACGATAACAATATGATCGATATAAATTCCGCGACATTGAACCTCATCGATTCCAGCGATAGAACATTGCAGCAAGAA gaaTGGGGTTTTCAAGAACGCGCGATGGTCGGGTCGAGTGAAAGCACGGGGACGGATACGTGCACGTTCAGTTCGAGTAGTCCGCCAGAAAGCGTGCCCGAGACTTCTACTGATCCAC GTATCCAAGTTGCGTCAACGCCACTAATGTCCTTAAAGAAGGGAGCTAAAAACGAACTCCTAAACCTTCACACAACAATATCGCCGATATATGATATGTTGGAAGATAAATCATATACAGTAGCGAAAGCTCCGAGCGCAGCCTCCGACATGGAAAGAACGTACAACATGAACAGTACAGTGATAAATACTGCGACGATGGTCAAGAAGACAGCAGCCAAGAGGGATATACTAGCTCCTAAGATGAGTCCTGAGAAGAAAATGTCTATGCCGATTCCGGTGCAACGATCGCCGCCTAGTCGAATTTCTCCCACTGAAGGTG GTCCATACGGTGCGATGGCGCCTCCTTCGGCGGTTCCTAGGAAAACAAGTTTACCGACATCGAAACTGAGGCAGTATAGTTCACACAAGGAACTTAATAGGATACCTG gtcccgcgccgcccgcgcgcgtGCTGGCGGGCCGCTCCATGCTGCGGCGTGGCGTGTACGCCTCTAATCCTGCGCTGTCGCCcaccgcgcccgcgccgcccgcacCGGCCCTCGCGCAGCGG AAAGAAACCGACTCAGAGAGACCGACTCTACCGAATCCTCCCGCTCTCGTTCGACAAGGAACGGAGACGTTACGCAGAGAGAGACCGCAGAGCCAATTGGTTGCGCCCAAAGAC CCGCCTACAACGCGCCCATATTCAATAGCGGGATCGTCCACACTGCGAATTTCTAGACCGACGTCGGTGCCACTGCAGAGACCTGCACCAG TAATTACTCCACAAACGGAGCAACCCAGACCTGCGACAAGCAGCGAACCGCGAATGTCTGGACTGCCCAGACCGTCTCGGCTACCCGCACCACGACGAGCCttaag ACCACCATCAGTATACTCTGTGGCACCAGCGGGAGAAATGGACCATTACTGA